A genomic stretch from candidate division WOR-3 bacterium includes:
- the nikR gene encoding nickel-responsive transcriptional regulator NikR has product MGKRNEAERFGVSFEPDLLKSFDREIALAGYECRSEALRDLARQWLSSRQLKQGKGPAFGILAIVFNHERREVSKRLTRLGHKFFADVVTTIHIHLDEHNCLEALILRGKAEEIQQVADQMRALKGVEQGGLILLGLPGKTEAKK; this is encoded by the coding sequence ATGGGAAAAAGAAACGAAGCCGAACGGTTCGGCGTCTCGTTTGAACCGGACCTGCTTAAAAGTTTCGACCGTGAGATTGCGCTCGCCGGTTACGAATGTCGGTCTGAGGCGCTGCGCGACCTGGCACGGCAATGGCTCTCCAGTCGACAGCTAAAACAGGGTAAAGGTCCGGCGTTCGGCATCCTGGCTATTGTGTTCAATCATGAGCGCCGCGAGGTAAGTAAACGACTTACCCGTCTGGGCCATAAGTTTTTTGCCGATGTGGTTACAACCATCCACATCCATCTTGACGAGCACAACTGTCTTGAAGCCCTTATCCTGCGGGGCAAGGCAGAAGAGATTCAGCAGGTTGCTGACCAGATGCGGGCATTGAAAGGGGTTGAGCAAGGCGGTCTCATCCTATTAGGATTACCAGGAAAAACGGAGGCAAAAAAATGA
- a CDS encoding branched-chain amino acid transaminase: MGLEQTKSKFIWMNGNIVRWEDAKIHICSHVIHYGTGVFEGLRCYNTPKGPAIFRLQDHTERLFNSAKIYRMEIPFTKEEINQATVELIKKNELDECYIRPIVYRGYQELGVNPFTCPVEVALITWKWGKYLGPEALEQGVDVMVSSWNRMAPNTFPAMAKCCANYMNSQLIKMEALTYGFVEGIALDVSGFISEGSGENIFAVRKGVIYTPPLNATILPGITRDTIITLARELGYEVRETSMLREFLYLADELFFTGSAAEVTPIRSVDKITIGTGKCGPITKRLQEEFFAIIEGKRADRYNWLTFVK, from the coding sequence ATGGGTTTAGAACAAACCAAGTCGAAGTTCATCTGGATGAACGGCAATATTGTCCGCTGGGAAGATGCGAAAATTCACATCTGCTCCCATGTGATTCACTACGGCACCGGCGTATTTGAAGGGTTGCGCTGCTACAACACACCTAAGGGACCGGCGATATTCCGACTTCAGGACCACACCGAAAGGCTTTTCAACTCGGCAAAGATTTACCGGATGGAAATCCCGTTCACAAAAGAAGAAATCAACCAGGCAACAGTGGAACTGATTAAGAAAAACGAACTGGACGAATGCTACATCCGGCCCATCGTGTACCGCGGCTATCAGGAACTTGGTGTCAACCCGTTCACCTGTCCGGTCGAGGTTGCCCTGATTACCTGGAAATGGGGTAAGTACCTCGGACCCGAGGCGCTCGAGCAGGGTGTCGATGTGATGGTCTCCTCCTGGAACCGGATGGCACCCAACACCTTTCCCGCGATGGCAAAGTGTTGCGCCAACTATATGAATTCGCAGTTGATCAAAATGGAAGCCCTCACCTATGGCTTTGTTGAGGGCATCGCCCTTGATGTCTCGGGGTTTATCTCCGAAGGTTCGGGCGAGAACATCTTCGCCGTGCGCAAAGGGGTTATCTACACGCCGCCGCTCAACGCGACGATTCTGCCCGGCATCACCCGCGACACAATAATTACCCTTGCCCGCGAACTGGGTTATGAGGTCCGGGAAACCAGTATGCTGCGCGAGTTCCTCTATCTTGCGGATGAACTGTTCTTTACCGGTAGCGCCGCAGAAGTGACCCCGATTCGTTCGGTGGACAAAATTACCATCGGCACCGGCAAGTGCGGTCCAATAACCAAACGCCTCCAGGAAGAGTTCTTTGCCATAATTGAAGGGAAAAGAGCCGACCGCTACAACTGGCTCACTTTCGTAAAGTGA
- a CDS encoding ABC transporter permease: protein MRIIANLVWKEVRELLTLRTLLPFIAVLVIFLFVGRALRGERAKAQAPQPVLVVVPDSSHFADTIINRLKEENFSVTRTTAAKEQAQKQAQEEGFSLLLVLPESVDYRIDRFQPVLIEAYTILKGFSFTQTIRSVRVKSVFTRINSELTEYHLKRLLPDIPAENIKSPVQTGEFVILQDRVAAGSPEAVQGMAMAQTFIIPLILLMVLLYASQTLAASIGQEKENKTLETLLTVPISRVSIVIGKMLGAVVVAVVFSLVFMFALGYYTTAFAEGVPSRTPDMPVAVQLGLTLSPEAIFLLSVTLFLAIVTALALATLLALLSEDAKGAQAALTPLMMFCLLPYFFTMFFNIQTLSLPLKILLFLIPFSYPFLIPQAILFGNYPLIIGGLLYMTIFCAAAIFIAARFFSSDLVLTTRLRFRRWR from the coding sequence ATGAGAATTATCGCCAATCTGGTCTGGAAAGAGGTGCGAGAACTGTTGACCTTACGCACCTTACTGCCATTTATTGCGGTGCTGGTGATTTTTCTTTTTGTCGGGCGGGCGCTGCGCGGGGAGCGGGCTAAGGCGCAGGCACCCCAGCCAGTACTGGTTGTTGTTCCGGACTCTTCTCATTTTGCCGATACCATCATTAACCGGCTAAAAGAGGAAAATTTTTCCGTGACCCGTACCACGGCGGCAAAGGAGCAAGCCCAGAAGCAGGCACAGGAGGAAGGGTTTTCCCTTCTCCTCGTACTGCCGGAAAGTGTTGATTATCGGATTGACCGGTTCCAGCCGGTGCTAATTGAAGCCTACACCATTTTGAAGGGGTTCTCTTTTACCCAGACGATACGCAGTGTGAGGGTAAAGTCGGTTTTTACCCGAATCAATTCCGAATTAACCGAATATCACCTCAAGCGGCTTTTGCCTGATATCCCGGCAGAAAACATCAAGAGTCCTGTTCAGACCGGCGAGTTTGTGATTCTCCAGGACCGGGTTGCAGCCGGTAGTCCGGAAGCGGTGCAGGGGATGGCGATGGCGCAAACCTTCATCATTCCGCTGATTCTTTTGATGGTGCTATTGTATGCCAGTCAAACGCTTGCCGCATCCATCGGACAGGAAAAGGAGAATAAGACGCTGGAGACGCTTCTTACGGTGCCTATCAGCCGGGTATCAATCGTTATTGGCAAGATGCTCGGTGCGGTAGTGGTGGCGGTGGTTTTTTCGCTGGTGTTTATGTTTGCGCTGGGATATTATACCACGGCATTTGCCGAAGGGGTACCGAGCCGAACTCCAGATATGCCGGTTGCGGTACAGCTGGGGTTGACCTTGAGTCCGGAGGCGATTTTTCTGCTGAGTGTCACCCTGTTTCTGGCGATTGTTACCGCCCTCGCCCTTGCCACCTTGCTGGCGCTTTTGTCAGAAGATGCCAAAGGTGCGCAGGCAGCATTGACGCCATTGATGATGTTCTGTCTTTTGCCTTACTTCTTTACTATGTTCTTTAATATCCAGACGCTGTCTCTACCCCTGAAAATTTTGCTCTTTCTCATTCCATTCTCCTACCCATTTCTGATTCCGCAGGCGATTTTGTTCGGTAACTATCCCCTGATAATTGGCGGGCTTCTTTATATGACAATTTTCTGCGCTGCCGCGATATTCATTGCCGCCCGGTTTTTCTCAAGCGACCTGGTGCTTACTACCCGGCTTCGGTTCCGGCGTTGGCGCTAA
- a CDS encoding ABC transporter ATP-binding protein, with translation MEPAVVVEDLIRDYGALRAVDRIGFEIKPGEVFGLIGPNGSGKTTTLRVIATLLKPSGGVVKVFGRDVVKDAAAVRRMVSYLPEEAGAYRNLSGLDYLRFMATFYSADTVERDKLVEQAVVIADLGRRIQDKVNTYSKGMTRKLLLARALMSNPKLAILDEPTSGLDVENSMVIRQKIKEFAARGTTILLSSHNMLEVEFLSERVALLRQGRLIALGTPEELKSRWSARNLEEVFLKAGQ, from the coding sequence ATGGAACCGGCGGTAGTTGTTGAGGATTTGATTCGGGACTATGGCGCGTTGCGTGCGGTCGACCGAATCGGGTTTGAGATTAAACCGGGCGAGGTTTTCGGGCTGATTGGTCCAAACGGTTCGGGCAAGACCACGACTTTAAGGGTCATCGCAACACTGTTAAAACCGAGCGGCGGTGTGGTTAAGGTTTTTGGCCGGGATGTGGTTAAAGATGCGGCAGCGGTGCGAAGGATGGTGAGTTATCTGCCCGAAGAAGCCGGGGCGTATCGGAACCTTTCTGGACTTGACTATTTGCGGTTTATGGCAACCTTTTATTCTGCGGACACGGTAGAGCGGGACAAACTGGTGGAGCAGGCGGTGGTGATTGCCGATTTAGGACGCCGGATTCAGGATAAGGTCAATACATACTCCAAGGGTATGACGCGGAAGTTGCTTTTAGCCCGGGCGTTGATGAGCAACCCAAAACTGGCGATTCTTGATGAGCCAACCTCGGGATTGGATGTTGAGAACTCAATGGTCATCAGGCAGAAGATTAAGGAGTTTGCGGCGCGGGGGACAACGATTTTACTTTCGTCGCACAATATGCTCGAGGTGGAGTTCCTTTCGGAGCGGGTGGCGCTTTTGCGGCAGGGACGGCTCATCGCCCTGGGTACGCCGGAAGAGTTGAAATCCCGCTGGAGCGCTCGGAACCTTGAAGAGGTTTTTCTGAAGGCGGGCCAATGA
- a CDS encoding TonB-dependent receptor codes for MKQLFMFISLSFGVLNAAPSDSIVLTLPEVVITAERVPHHIRDIAASVSVVTGAELRSSGARTATDALAMLPGVFIQRTGQFGRTDIDIRGVGGQGTQIAVLIDGRPEKMSLFGCTVTHTLPLNNVERIEMVRGPLSALYGSDALGGVVNIITRKATKPLELNARLSYGSFQTVGARLSAGTRWQQLNALVSFAKDISHGHLPNSQYNGNDITLRAGYDLAPAFGLDFSGKYFTGVKHEPKRATDPDTLVATGWNQYDRGGVDLTLNLRHQINGMVKIYRNFGEHKFDPKDGWHSTDYTNGALLHLHHRFGFNNLLQGGVEVKNLGGTWIKSDTNKPSWSRTQFDIFIADEQTIGPLIATAGARFARDNISGNAFAPKFGLVGKTPFGTALRINVNKGFRFPPFNYTSIFPPKNPDLLPEISWNYELGLNQQIASFLQLDIAGFILKGDNLIEIADNPAPPPPDKFQNKGAFQFKGVEAALELNYRIFSLRTTATINDFGVHTKARPGQKLNVALTLNPGRFSGTLLLNAVSRYYAEDSSKSPIPSYQTIDLRIRYRLLNQLNIFATVENILNRNYQTFASLPGDAAGLYQMPGRSWTIGIDIND; via the coding sequence ATGAAGCAGTTGTTTATGTTTATCAGTTTGTCGTTTGGTGTACTAAATGCGGCACCCAGCGATTCCATTGTGTTAACTTTACCCGAGGTGGTAATCACCGCGGAACGGGTGCCTCATCACATCCGCGACATCGCCGCATCGGTCAGTGTCGTCACCGGCGCGGAATTACGCTCTTCGGGTGCCCGCACCGCCACCGATGCCCTTGCTATGCTACCCGGTGTTTTTATTCAGCGCACAGGCCAGTTCGGCAGAACCGACATCGACATCCGCGGAGTTGGCGGTCAGGGAACTCAGATTGCGGTCTTAATCGATGGCCGGCCTGAAAAGATGTCGCTGTTCGGCTGCACCGTCACCCATACCCTGCCTTTGAACAATGTCGAACGGATTGAAATGGTGCGCGGTCCACTTTCGGCTCTCTACGGCTCCGACGCACTGGGCGGCGTCGTCAACATCATCACCCGCAAAGCAACAAAACCGCTTGAGCTCAACGCCCGGCTCTCTTACGGCTCATTTCAAACCGTTGGGGCACGCCTCAGTGCTGGTACCAGATGGCAACAACTCAACGCCCTTGTCTCCTTTGCCAAAGATATTTCGCATGGCCATCTGCCCAACTCCCAGTACAACGGCAACGACATCACGCTCCGTGCCGGTTACGACCTCGCTCCAGCGTTCGGCTTGGACTTCAGCGGCAAATACTTCACCGGTGTCAAACACGAACCGAAGCGCGCCACCGACCCGGATACATTAGTTGCTACCGGCTGGAATCAGTACGACCGGGGCGGTGTTGACTTAACCCTGAACCTCCGGCACCAAATAAACGGCATGGTCAAAATTTATCGCAACTTTGGCGAACATAAGTTTGACCCCAAAGACGGCTGGCACTCAACCGACTACACCAACGGTGCCCTTTTGCACCTTCACCACCGGTTTGGCTTCAACAACCTCCTTCAGGGCGGAGTTGAGGTTAAAAACCTCGGCGGCACCTGGATAAAATCCGACACTAACAAACCATCCTGGTCCCGGACGCAGTTTGATATCTTCATCGCCGATGAACAGACAATCGGACCGCTCATTGCCACCGCTGGTGCCCGTTTTGCCCGCGACAACATCTCAGGAAACGCCTTTGCCCCCAAATTCGGTCTTGTGGGCAAAACGCCCTTTGGCACCGCGCTCCGCATCAATGTCAACAAAGGGTTCCGCTTCCCGCCCTTCAACTACACCAGCATCTTCCCACCGAAAAACCCCGACCTTCTGCCGGAAATATCCTGGAACTACGAACTGGGCTTGAACCAGCAGATTGCCTCATTCTTACAACTGGACATCGCCGGCTTCATCCTCAAAGGTGACAACCTGATTGAAATTGCGGACAACCCCGCACCACCACCGCCGGATAAGTTCCAGAACAAAGGTGCGTTCCAATTCAAAGGGGTGGAAGCCGCGCTGGAACTCAACTACCGGATATTCAGCCTGCGCACCACCGCAACTATCAACGACTTTGGCGTCCATACTAAAGCCCGACCCGGACAAAAACTGAATGTGGCGCTCACGCTCAACCCGGGCAGATTTTCCGGCACACTACTCCTCAACGCGGTAAGCCGCTACTACGCCGAGGACTCCAGCAAAAGCCCCATTCCCTCCTATCAAACCATCGACCTGCGCATTCGCTATCGGCTCCTGAACCAGCTTAACATCTTTGCCACGGTAGAAAACATTCTCAACCGCAACTACCAGACCTTCGCCAGTTTGCCGGGCGATGCAGCCGGACTTTATCAGATGCCGGGCCGTTCCTGGACAATAGGCATTGACATTAACGATTAA
- a CDS encoding MFS transporter, giving the protein MSSSINIALPALGQELRLDAIGLGWVANISLLSAGIFLVPFGRLADILGRKRIFALGLSLYSVASLLGMIAHNAGILLLARFLQGMGGAMVFGTGVAILTSVYRAAEKGFALGINTALVYTGLSAGPFIGGILTQHFTWRAIFALNLPLSLGALLIVLFGLKGEWAEARGERFDLTGSLIYGTGLLLLMFGFTLLPHRLAVLLIGTGLLALVGFVILELKLTSPVFPFQLFRGNVIFTFSNLAALINYAATAAVGFLLSLYLQYVKGLNAQTTGLILVSQPVVMALFSPLTGRVSDRVEPRLIASIGMATSTLGLFLFSFLNRATDLRLLIAGLILIGFGFALFSAPNTNAVMGAVASRHYGIASATLGTMRLLGQMFSLGLAQMLIALFVGPVRLSTTNNSGLILTVRVAFIIFSGLCGAGIIASLARGKVSANAGTEAG; this is encoded by the coding sequence ATGAGCTCCTCCATCAACATCGCCCTGCCCGCACTCGGTCAGGAGTTACGCCTTGATGCGATTGGTCTGGGCTGGGTCGCAAACATCTCCCTTTTAAGCGCCGGCATCTTCCTTGTGCCTTTCGGGAGATTGGCAGACATCCTGGGTCGCAAACGCATCTTCGCCCTTGGCTTGAGTTTGTACTCAGTGGCTTCGCTCCTTGGTATGATTGCCCATAATGCCGGAATTCTGCTCCTTGCCCGGTTTCTGCAAGGAATGGGCGGGGCAATGGTTTTTGGAACCGGGGTAGCGATTCTCACTTCGGTTTATCGTGCCGCCGAGAAAGGTTTCGCCCTCGGAATTAACACCGCGCTGGTTTATACCGGACTTTCGGCTGGTCCTTTTATCGGCGGGATTCTTACCCAGCATTTCACCTGGCGGGCAATCTTTGCCCTGAATTTGCCCCTGAGCCTCGGCGCCCTTCTCATCGTCCTGTTCGGTCTTAAGGGTGAATGGGCAGAAGCGCGCGGAGAGCGGTTTGACCTGACCGGTTCCTTGATTTACGGCACCGGACTTCTGCTCTTGATGTTCGGCTTCACCCTTTTACCTCATCGTTTAGCGGTTCTGTTGATTGGCACCGGCCTGTTGGCATTGGTCGGGTTCGTGATTCTCGAGTTAAAACTAACCAGCCCGGTTTTCCCGTTTCAACTTTTTCGGGGTAATGTAATTTTCACATTTTCCAACCTCGCCGCGCTCATCAACTACGCTGCGACCGCGGCGGTCGGTTTCCTCTTGAGCCTTTATCTCCAGTATGTCAAAGGACTAAACGCCCAGACTACGGGATTGATACTTGTTAGCCAGCCAGTAGTAATGGCACTTTTTTCACCCCTAACCGGACGCGTTTCCGACCGGGTTGAACCACGGCTCATCGCTTCAATTGGAATGGCGACCTCAACGCTCGGTTTATTTCTCTTCTCATTCTTAAACAGGGCAACCGATTTGCGACTTCTTATTGCCGGACTGATTCTCATCGGGTTCGGATTTGCCCTGTTCTCCGCACCCAATACCAACGCCGTGATGGGTGCGGTTGCCTCCCGGCATTACGGTATCGCCTCCGCAACCCTGGGCACAATGCGGCTTTTAGGTCAGATGTTCTCGCTCGGACTGGCGCAGATGCTCATCGCCCTGTTTGTCGGTCCGGTCCGGCTCAGCACCACCAATAACTCTGGACTCATCTTAACGGTACGGGTTGCTTTCATCATCTTCAGCGGACTGTGCGGGGCGGGTATCATTGCCTCGCTCGCAAGGGGTAAGGTTAGCGCCAACGCCGGAACCGAAGCCGGGTAG
- a CDS encoding zinc ABC transporter substrate-binding protein, with the protein MKRILTLLILFALLVAACRTSGPKRQLKVVASTVLIATIVQNIGNGKVKVTTIAPAGMCPGHFDLPPQAIAAAQDAQLILYHGWEGWMEKLKQETRNPTANWITLQTRGNWMVPPIQKKATEELTALLIQNAPADSILFTKNRQRYFARIDSVARTLQTMFADKNLPRVLASEHQAEFLQWLGFKVVGTYGRSEDLTARELSHLAQVMVDSGVGLVVDNLQSGPDTGKPLAEAAGVRHITLTNFPLDGDYLKTVLENGNLLLKVIE; encoded by the coding sequence GTGAAACGCATCCTCACCTTACTTATCCTTTTTGCCCTTCTTGTTGCTGCCTGCCGCACTTCTGGCCCAAAGCGGCAACTGAAGGTTGTGGCGTCAACCGTACTCATCGCAACGATTGTTCAGAACATCGGTAACGGTAAGGTCAAAGTCACAACCATCGCACCGGCAGGAATGTGTCCGGGCCACTTTGACCTTCCGCCCCAAGCGATTGCCGCTGCCCAGGACGCACAACTCATTCTCTATCACGGCTGGGAAGGCTGGATGGAAAAACTGAAACAGGAAACCAGGAATCCGACTGCAAACTGGATAACTCTGCAAACCCGGGGCAACTGGATGGTACCGCCCATTCAAAAAAAGGCGACCGAAGAACTGACCGCACTCCTTATCCAGAATGCACCGGCGGACAGCATCCTGTTTACCAAAAATCGCCAGCGCTATTTTGCCCGGATTGACTCGGTCGCACGCACCCTGCAAACGATGTTCGCCGACAAGAACCTGCCCCGGGTACTTGCCAGCGAACACCAGGCTGAATTCCTCCAGTGGCTGGGATTCAAAGTTGTTGGCACCTATGGCAGGTCAGAAGACCTAACCGCCCGGGAACTTTCCCATCTCGCTCAGGTAATGGTTGATTCCGGTGTCGGCTTGGTTGTTGACAACCTCCAGTCCGGACCAGATACGGGCAAACCGCTTGCCGAAGCGGCTGGGGTCCGGCACATCACCCTCACCAACTTTCCGCTGGATGGTGACTACCTCAAAACCGTGCTTGAAAACGGTAACCTGCTGCTTAAAGTTATCGAGTGA
- a CDS encoding DUF362 domain-containing protein, producing the protein MSGRSKVAVLFTRPETVLDDYVRLIKLADADKFLKPGVTTILKDNISWHYPMPGANTTPWQLEGTIVGLKKLGYNDLVVVQNKTVVIDTHKGEDLNRYVPIFQRCGIPVRYNFKESDMKWIPFKPKAKMLALDHIYPEGLRIPDYFIGKNIVHLPTVKCHIYTTTTGAMKNAFGGLLSTHRHYTHTWIHETLVDLLAIQKEIHPGIFAVMDGTTAGNGPGPRTVKPVVKNVILASADQVAIDAVAAKMMGFDPMAIKYIRLAHEQGLGVGDVKEIEIVGDDISQENWHFEVGVSFHRFLGWLSWYGPTRVLQKLIFRTWLVNIPIFISEFNHDFVHWPLKERKIFERWRRETGWGRLFQEYEKKGCLLH; encoded by the coding sequence ATGAGTGGTCGTTCTAAGGTTGCGGTTCTTTTTACCAGGCCGGAGACGGTGCTGGATGATTATGTCCGCTTGATTAAACTGGCAGATGCGGACAAGTTTTTAAAGCCGGGCGTGACGACGATTCTCAAGGACAACATCTCCTGGCACTATCCGATGCCCGGGGCAAATACAACGCCCTGGCAACTGGAAGGGACGATTGTCGGCTTGAAAAAGCTGGGCTACAATGACCTGGTGGTGGTGCAGAATAAGACGGTGGTGATTGACACTCATAAGGGTGAGGACCTGAATCGGTATGTGCCGATTTTCCAGCGGTGTGGAATTCCGGTACGGTACAACTTCAAAGAGAGCGATATGAAGTGGATTCCGTTTAAGCCTAAGGCAAAGATGCTGGCGCTGGACCACATCTATCCTGAGGGTTTGCGGATTCCGGACTATTTTATCGGTAAGAACATCGTCCATCTGCCAACGGTGAAGTGTCACATCTACACCACGACAACCGGTGCGATGAAAAACGCCTTTGGCGGGCTTTTGTCCACCCACCGCCACTACACGCACACCTGGATTCATGAAACGCTGGTTGACCTCCTGGCGATTCAAAAGGAGATTCATCCGGGGATTTTTGCGGTGATGGATGGGACAACCGCAGGTAATGGTCCAGGACCACGTACGGTCAAACCGGTGGTTAAGAATGTGATTTTAGCATCAGCGGACCAGGTGGCGATTGATGCGGTCGCAGCAAAGATGATGGGATTTGACCCGATGGCGATTAAGTACATCCGGCTGGCGCATGAGCAGGGGCTGGGAGTGGGCGATGTCAAGGAGATTGAGATTGTTGGCGACGACATTTCGCAGGAGAACTGGCATTTTGAGGTTGGGGTTTCCTTTCACCGATTTTTGGGCTGGCTCTCCTGGTATGGTCCAACCCGGGTGTTGCAGAAGTTGATTTTCCGCACCTGGCTGGTGAACATCCCGATTTTTATTTCAGAGTTTAACCACGACTTTGTGCACTGGCCCTTGAAGGAACGGAAGATTTTTGAGCGCTGGCGTCGGGAGACGGGCTGGGGTCGCCTGTTTCAGGAGTACGAAAAGAAGGGCTGTCTGCTTCATTAA
- the rpiB gene encoding ribose 5-phosphate isomerase B — MKIALGADHRGFVLKEQLKRYLKRQGYEVIDTGPTTAARVDYPDYAFAVARLVAKGKASRGILICATGIGMSIAANKLPRIRAALCTSVKMARLSREHNNANILCLGADLIDYQSARKMVRIWLKTDFTKGRHSRRLRKISQVESALERDQ, encoded by the coding sequence GTGAAAATCGCCCTCGGCGCCGACCACCGCGGCTTCGTCCTCAAAGAGCAACTGAAACGGTATCTCAAGCGGCAGGGCTATGAAGTTATCGACACCGGACCCACTACCGCGGCAAGGGTTGACTATCCGGACTACGCCTTTGCTGTCGCGCGACTTGTGGCAAAAGGTAAAGCGTCCCGCGGCATTTTGATTTGCGCCACCGGCATCGGGATGTCAATCGCCGCCAACAAACTGCCCCGGATTCGCGCGGCGCTCTGCACCAGTGTCAAAATGGCACGCCTGTCCCGGGAGCACAACAACGCCAACATCCTCTGTCTCGGTGCCGACCTGATTGACTATCAATCGGCAAGAAAGATGGTGCGCATCTGGTTAAAAACCGATTTTACCAAAGGACGGCATAGCCGCCGGTTAAGAAAAATCAGCCAAGTCGAATCAGCGCTGGAGCGCGATCAGTGA